The Cervus canadensis isolate Bull #8, Minnesota chromosome 21, ASM1932006v1, whole genome shotgun sequence genomic interval CAGATTATTTTGCAAGGCCTAGATAAAACTCACTTTCAGAAGAGAGGGCCAAGAATTTGTTCACTATCTCGCAATCAAGTGAACATGTAAAAAGTATTAGACTAGCTGGAAAATGTGCCTTGAAAGGGTAGAGTGCAAACTATGAGCTACATTTATTATGCAAACTTGTGTTGCTGTGAAAAACAGTCCAACTACAATgcaatttatttttgcattgcaAACGTGAGAAATGTGAAAGcaccacagaaagaaaaaaagtgctgTATTAATTTATGGTAACAGTTCCTGAAATAAAATATGGCATTAGAGAAATAGTTTTTATGACTCGGCAATAAAAGTTAACAGAGCCAACAATGGTTCTTGTTTAATTCTCTTCCAACTCTACAGACATAATTCGGCCTTCACCTTCATCACACTTTCATAGGGTTTTAACAGGGGACACACCTCCTCTTCTAAGAATTTCTGTACCTGTCAAAGAGGAAAGCAAATGCAAGacagaagaaaacattaaaatttgagaatccTTTTTTCAATGTCACTTCATAACACAGAGACTTACTTGGACAAACTTTTATGCCACCACTGAGCTTCTATTTTTCTCAACTCCCTGCAGAAATCTCTCCCTAAACATAGGCAGCTTGTCCCACCAGGCTgctgcccaccccgccccccgcccaaaCCAGCCTGCTGTATCCTTTTAGTTGGTCTCACCATTCTTCACCCATTGCCAAAGCTAAAATCATCatgcttcttccttcctcccccgtCAACCAGCTTCCAAGTGACTAACTTCCTTAGCCCTCGGATCTGTGCCCTGTGTGCATCTACCTACCCCAGCCTTGGCTCAAAGCCCTCGTCACAAACTGCTCACCCGTTGCAGCAGCCTCCTTATTGGTCTTCTCACCTCCAGTTTAAGTCCTTCAAATCCAGTACATCAGAGTGTCTCAAATATAAATGATAGGTTTCCATCTGTCTGCTACATTAATCCTAGCTACTTTGGGGGCACCTGACAATCTGGCTACTCTCTCCCATGCTGGACATCTATCCATCTGTCatctcttctcatcctggtgttcCCTACAAGTAACTCCTACTTGTCCTTAAGATTAAGCTCAGATACCATGTCTTCTGAGAAGTCTTTTCCAACTTCCACTACCCTAGGGTTGTCTCTTTTGTGATCCTAAAAAAGGTGTGCTTCCCTCAATTCTTGCATGTATTTGGTATCACACTGACCTATTTACAAGCCTTTACCATtaagtttgagttccctgaagaTAAGGATTATATATTCATCTTTAAAGCACCATGATTAAACACAGCACCCAAACACAATCTGAGCACCTAGTctgcactcaataaatgtttctgaatTAGCCCTTGTAATCTTCAAAAGGCCATGAGGAAAAgtgacaaatgtttactgaatactTACTATGCACCAAGCTAGGCCTTTCAGCCCACACTCTGAGATACGGATCTCTATCCCAACGGCCGGTAAAAGCAGGAGGTCAGGACTGAACCCAGAGCTGCTACTCTGCTGTGctgagtccctcagtcgtgtccgactccttgtgaccgcatggactgcagcccgcccgccaggctcctctgtccatggggattctccaggcaagaatactggagtgggttgctatgctctcttccaggggatcgtcccaacccagggatggaacccaggtctcccgcattgcaagtggattttttaccgtctgagccaccacggaagctcaagaatactgcagtgggtagcctatcccttctccaggggaatttcctgacccaggaatccaaccgaggtctcctgcattgcaggcaaattctttaccaattgagttaCCCAGGAAGCCCGAACCCGGAGCTACCTGACAATAAAACCCAATCTGTCCATTACACCACAGGCTCCAGACCAAAGCAGAACTCAGAGAAATCCTCAGGAAGAAATGAACTTAAGGCATTCTCAAAATAACcacttttttaagttttagattgccctgtggctcagctggtaaagaatccacctgcaatgcaggagacctgggttcagtccctgggttgggaagatcccctggagaagggaaaggctaccccctccagtattttggcctgaagAACTACATGGACTGTttcgtccatggagttgcaaagaagcGGACAtaaatgagcgactttcactttaagttTTAGGCAGCAACCTGCCCTGAATTCTAACTAGCCCCATTCTCATCATACCTCCTCTGAAGCAGAAACATAGATTGTACTCCAGGCTCTGCAGCCCAGTGCTGTAAACAGAGTGCATTTGGGAAGGACTGCAGCCCCATGGAAACGTTCTGATGCTTACCTGCTGGGATGCACGGCCGGTGAAAGAAGAAGGATCCAGCAAATGGTCCAACTGGGAGTGGATTGGACTGAAGTAGGCATCAGCCTGGATGCGCTCGATGAGGTCGTTGTCACCCCCTTCCTGCTTGACCACGGCAGCTGCCTGCTGCGAGAGCACTCTGATTTTCTCATGGCAATCCTGGGAAGACAGGAGGCACTGGTGGCTCACTAATAACAGGCATTTGAACGTCCATGCTGTCTGTGGCTGGTGCTACAAAGGCCTCCTCTAAAGCTTCATGAACCATCTGCTCTTATGTCCTGCCCACTTCCCGGCATTTCCCAAGGAAACTAAGACCTAATTTCTTCACTGAAAGCAGACCTTTTCTACAAGTGATTAAGCAAGTCactttttaattaactaatttcaccaccatcaccctccAAAGATAAGCCTGTTCTATGGCAGTCTGTTGTCACTGTTCTGCACCAATACCATGACTGAATGGAAGGACAGAAACACCTTCGTCCACCCTTCTTCAGGGAGGAGAGCAGGACCAAAGGTGTAGTACTTTCAATTTATGCAGGAGTACAAGGGGCTACCCACCTGGCGGTTACCCCCAGCTTTCACCATGGCCACAATGATGTTCTCTGTGGCCATGAAAGGCAGCTCCTGCCGAATGCGCCGCTCAATTACCTGTAAGAGTGAAGCGCCAGGAAGGATGCCTCAGGTTACAAAGTCATACACACAGTAAGACGTAAACTACAACCAAAAACGTGCACAGTGGGGACGTGATCTCCCATGTCCACAAAGAAAGAGGGTAGAAGAATTCTATTCTATACtatattttttaagtcttctGATACTCCCGagtattattttgattttaaaaagggaTACTGACTTtagtaaacttttaaaagttgcttCATCAGAAAAATTCCTCAAACCTCAAGTTTGCTCCAGTTCAGGGCCTGACTTCAGGAACTGAGTGTAGGATGGAAGCAAACCCATCCGCCTGAGGTACCTACAAACGGGCCAGTGGAACCGTCTACCCCTCCAGCCACAGTAGAGCTGACGACTCAGGCTGGCAGACAATCTTCAGCCAACTCAAAGTACTGCTTCTTCCCTGGTCTATAAACTGGTCTACGAATTCCACAGACTTGATCCCGAGAGCACGTGTCACAACATGGAGAGTGAGCTCTGGCTGGGAAGCGTTCCCCCAACACGCTCACTCCAGAGCACAAGGTCCCACTCCCTGCCACACTCCCACCCCTCCTGAATACTGTGTTTTTCATCGAGGCCTCTTACTTTGGGGTATACCACCAATCCTTCAGAAATGTTCTGCAACGTATTCAGTACAGTATCTGCAGTGAGAAACGCCTCCGCCAAACAGATTCgcctagaaaaacaaacagccaatTCAGTTATCGCTTAAAACAAATAACAATTTCCGTGAAATGCAGGGTGTGTCCCAAGGAGCTGCCCTACTGACGTCTCATGCCAGATGTGCCACTTGGACAATTCCCTTCAACAGCCTCAATATCCTGATGACCCTTGAATCTATCACCTCTTTCCTAGACCACCTGCCCAGGCGCCAGGCCATATACCTATTTGGAGAGTTCCACCCGGCTCATTGGTAGGTTCCTCAAGCCCAGGGCTGAATGTAGACTCTTCTCCACTGCCTCCTGCTCAGCTCCTCACCCTACTCTTcctctcctgtagctcctgcctCAGGAAATGGCACCAGCACCCCATCACCATCTAAACCCCCACTCCAGCCAACTGCCCAGGCCAGTCCCCGTGACATCAATTTATATCCACATCCTCGCCAGTCACACCGCCACCGTGCCAGCGTGGACGTGGGGTTTTAAAGCAGCCTCCTAACTTGTTCTGACTAGCATCCTGTCTTATAACTGCTTCTCCAAACTGTTGCAGGGTGTTTTAGTGGGTGCAGCTGACTAGGTCACAGTTTGCTAAAATACAGTTGATGGCTGACTTCCAAATGAGTTCACATATTATGAGTTTTATTTCCATAAATCCTGGATTATGAACACAATCCAGAGAGTTGACTTTAACTACTGATCATTTCCTCTCAAGAAATTCCAGCAGAATACAAGCAAATGAGAGTGAATCTGCtttcaaatatgtatatacataaagtaGAAAGTCACGTGCATGCTGGTACCTTATTAGTAACTACTAATTAATTCTGACCTATCTCGGACCTGATCAGGTCACTGTGCCAAGATACCACAGCTGACACCACCTGCCTTCAGAACATCTACCCTCCTTTTTAGGGCCCACAAGGCCCTTCATAAACTGGCTACTCTCCACGAGCATCCCCACCTCATTTCTTGCCGCAGACTTCATTCTCCAGGGCTACCTGACTACCAGTAACTAACTCTCCAAACTGTTCTTTCTTCCACCTTTGTGCTTTATATGTGCTTCCAACTTTGTCTCACATGTTACAATGGCTAGATTTCTTCAGTCTACAGCATCGCCTCCTTGTGAAGCTTCCATTGACTTCTCCACACCCCCAGCCTTTGCCCCCACAAGGATACCCTGTACATATTTTAGCACGTGTCACGTTGTACCGTGTTCCCGCCTCCctgttaagactccaggctcctaTGGACAGGAGGGAACACAGGGATGCTCTGCAGTCTGTCgctcccaggcccctctgtgccCCCACAGGTGCTGTGTGATGCCCCGTCCACTGACCGGTTGGCACTGTCATCGAGCGTGcgctcaaaccactgcacagaGGCCGTCTGCAGGGGGTCCGTGACAAGCGCCATCAGGTGCCGGGCCAGGCTGCAGCACCGCTCTGAGCGCATAGGGTTCCGCTTGTATGGCATTGCACTTGAGCCTGCCCGTGCAAAGGACAAGAAGCAAAGGCAGGAAGACCTCAGGGGACAGCAGGAGGCTGAGCAGGCTGCTGGCTGAACCGCTCACACGTGCCCacaacacccccaccccaacccgtCACGGTGTTCCCAGGTCTCCACACGACACTCACCAATCTGCTGTTTTTCAAAGGGCTCCTCCATCTCCTTGAGGTTTGCCAGGAGTCGTATGTCGGTACAAATCTGAGGGAAGCAGGGGCACAGGCTTCACCCACGTTCTCAGTACTCAGGGGGCCCAGGCAGGGACTAGACTGATGGAGGAGGCGAGCTCTTTGGGTGCTGCCACTGAGCTGACCGTCAGCACGGGAATGTTCTGGTGAAACACTGCTTATGATATCACGGGCAGACCATGGCAAGATGAACTTAAGGAGAATGCCGGAACCAATCCTTTTTCACACCTTCACTTAAGAGGCTCCCCTGACAGACCCAAATTACTAACAGCGCTATCTGACATCTCTTGAGAGCACGATGAAGTCGGAGCCTTAGGCTGGGGGTTGAGTCTGTGGTGCCAACTACCCACCGCTGCCTCCACTTACCTTGTGCACCGATGCCCCCAAGCTAGCCAGCACAGAGAGCACCTCAATATCTACTTTTCGTGTATAGGTCTGCCCTGTGATGATGAAAGCcctagaaataaatagaaaagagctttaagtgaaaatatttcaaaatgtaactGTGTCAGACAAGTGAGCCAACGCAGACCCTAAGCAAAGGCTTGGTCTCACTGAGGTATTAAGTTGCACTGAGTCCAGGACTGCAGATTAGTGGCTCCAGGAAGAAACTGCACTTCCCCACCCCACTTTTTACTGAACCCAGGTGGCCGCCCTGACCCGAGGAGGAAACAGTCCAGCAAGCCTCTGTCCTGCTGCAGCCCAGGGAAGTGCCTGAAACAAGGAGCCAGCGTGgcgggtggggggtgaggggtcaGGGACGACTATCCtcgtggtccactggctaagactctgtgctcccaatccagggggcccaggttcaatccctggtcagggaagcagATCCCACGTACCACAGTTAAGAGTTCACATGACTCAagtaagacccactgcagccaaataaagaaagaaataaatattttacacaaaaacaacaacaaaaacaaggaaccacaggggagcctgggggcccTTGAAGCAAATAGACAGACTGAGACCAACCTGTCAGAGGCcttcagtaaaaacaaaaccaaaacaacacaGCTAAGGCTATTCTCCTGAACTCAGAACTAAACAGCtcccttttttcttaaaaattataaggAATATAATAGAATCCATGAAACAAAACCACACCAGAGATAGAAGGAAATGGGTGgaaagacacagaaaagaaaaggggaaaaaaaaaaccaaaaaacaacacaACAGCTAAGACCAAATCTGGAGGGATACTGCCTTTTATTACCTAACAGGGAGGCTGACACTTTCCCCACTCACCTACCTCTTGAATCCTGCCTTTTCTGTCACCATCTTGTCAAGCTGTTCTACCTTGGGAAGAAGAGATATCCCCATAGACATCCAGGCATGTCTAGTTTGAAAACATCTTGACACATCATCCTGCCCAGGTTTATGCCTTTAGTACCCTTCCAGTCGAGACGGCACCCACCCCAAGATCCATTGCTCCCACCACCCTGGGGTCAGCTTTGTTTCCGGCGCTCCCACGGTTGGGCCTGCCTCGGCCAGGTCACTCCCTACGCACACCTTTTGGTCATCTCCCTCGAAGAGCTGCAGGAAGCTGGCCTGGGTGCCGGTGGTACCCTTCACGCCTCGGAAGCGCAGTTCATCCCGGACACGCTTCAGGCTTTGGAGATCCATGCACAGATCCTGAATCCAGAGACAGCAACGTTTCCCAACTGTGGTTAGCTGAGCAGGCCTGAACACAACCCAAAAAGAACACACAGAAGTCTCAAGCTAATGACTTGTTTCATAAAACCTTTGTTGCTTCTTCTAATAATCACTGTTACCCCTGGGAAGggaaagaattaaaatgaaaacaaaacaagagctAAAAAGCTTAAGCAAATACTAGTTAAGCAGATTCAATGTCATTTACAAATATTCAAAGGTTATAAAACTAAAGGGCCACTAGCATAGTTCTTGCTTCATCATCAA includes:
- the ADSL gene encoding adenylosuccinate lyase, translating into MAAGGDRGGREAACGHDSYRSPLASRYASPEMCFLFSDKYKFRTWRQLWLWLAEAEQALGLPITDEQIQEMKSNLDNIDFKMAAEEEKQLRHDVMAHVHTFAHCCPRAAGIIHLGATSCYVGDNTDLIILRNAFDLLLPKLARVISRLADFAKERADLPTLGFTHFQPAQLTTVGKRCCLWIQDLCMDLQSLKRVRDELRFRGVKGTTGTQASFLQLFEGDDQKVEQLDKMVTEKAGFKRAFIITGQTYTRKVDIEVLSVLASLGASVHKICTDIRLLANLKEMEEPFEKQQIGSSAMPYKRNPMRSERCCSLARHLMALVTDPLQTASVQWFERTLDDSANRRICLAEAFLTADTVLNTLQNISEGLVVYPKVIERRIRQELPFMATENIIVAMVKAGGNRQDCHEKIRVLSQQAAAVVKQEGGDNDLIERIQADAYFSPIHSQLDHLLDPSSFTGRASQQVQKFLEEEVCPLLKPYESVMKVKAELCL